The Solanum lycopersicum chromosome 8, SLM_r2.1 DNA segment AGTACTCTTCCTTTACAGCTATAtaattttgtgaggatgaaaaGTTTTTCAAGAATCATTCTCACATAGTTGAAatgcttttatttttatgttaatatgaATAGGATGAGATGATTCGCGATACTATGGAAGACGTTGGATTTCAGGCTAATAAGTTGATTGAAGAAGAGATGCATCATGAGAAGTCCTCACAAGTATGCAGGATTCAAGTGAATGGAATGACTTGTACTTCATGCTCCACAACACTTGAATCAGCATTGCAGGTAATCCCTGGTGTACAAAAAGCACGAGTCGCGTTAGCAACTCAAGAAGCTGAAATCTGTTATGATCCAAAAATAGTTGAGTGTAATCAGTTGTTGGAAGCTATTGGAAATACAGGATTTGAAGGCATATTGATTAGTACAGGAGGAGATAGTAGTCGAATACTGCTTAAAGTTGATGGAGTTGACACTGAGAATTGTGTTAAACTGATAAAGAATTCCCTTCTTGCATTACAAGGAGTTCAAGAAATAGACTTTGACATTCAGCTTAAGAAGTTATCGGTATCTTATACTGCAGATGTAACAGGACCTAGAGACTTTATTCGCGCTATTGAATCAACTGAATCAGGATGTTTCAAGGCATGTATATTTCCTCAGggaagagaaagagaagaacatAGACAACACGAAATAAGGCAATATTATAAAGCGTTTATCTGGAGTTTAGTATTTACAGTTCCTGTGTTTTTTACTTCCATGGTGTTTATGTACATTCCTGGTCTGAAAGATGTTTTGGAGACTAAGGTTGCCAACATGCTAACCGTTGGACAGGTTGTGAGATGGGTATTATCTACACCGGTACAGTTTATCATTGGTCGAAAATTCTATGTTGGTGCTTATATTTCCTTAACCCATGGTTATGCAAACATGGATGTTCTTATTGCATTAGGAACAAATGCAGCTTATTTTTATTCAGTCTATTCTGTACTAAGAGCTGCTACTTCTCCAACTTTCAAAGCCAGTGATTTTTTCGAGACTAGCTCGATGCTTATCTCGTTCATTCTACTAGGAAAATATTTGGAAGTTTTGGCTAGAGGAAAGACATCTGAGGCCATTGCCAAGCTTATGGATTTAGCCCCAAAGACTGCAACACTGCTAACTCTAGATGACAAAGGCAATGTGGTGAATGAGGAAGAAGTTGATAGCCGATTGATACAAAAGAACGATGTGATTAAAACCATTCCAGGTTCAAAAGTAGCCTGTGATGGTCTTGTCATCCGGGGACAAAGCCATATAAACGAAAGCATGATAACAGGAGAATCTCGTCCGGTCACTAGAAAGACGGGTGACATGGTGATTGGAGGGACTTTAAATGAGAATGGGGTGTTACACATCAAGGCAACAAGGGTTGGGTCAGAAACTGCTCTATCGCAGATTGTTCGGTTGGTTGAATCAGCACAGATGGCTAAAGCTCCTGTGCAAAGATTTGCTGATCACATTTCCAAATACTTTGTGCCTATTGTGAGATTAAGCACCCCTTACATGTTCATTGTTGTcaatatgtgtgtgtatatatataactaacCAACCTTAGCTGAAAATTAGTGATTAATTCTTATTTCTCAGGTCATTGCTCTCTCATTTTGTACTTGGATTTCTTGGTTTTTAGCTGGAACTTTTAATTCTTATCCAAGAACTTGGATTCCTTCTTCCATGGATAGCTTTGAGCTTGCCCTGCAGTTTGGCATTTCTGTCATGGTGGTAGCTTGCCCCTGTGCACTCGGCCTAGCTACTCCAACGGCAGTTATGGTTGGTACTGGAGTTGGCGCTTCCCTCGGTGTCCTCATTAAAGGTGGTCAGGCATTGGAAAGTGCACAAGAGGTCTGATAACAAACTTACTCCTCTTTCTAACAAAATCCA contains these protein-coding regions:
- the LOC101261734 gene encoding copper-transporting ATPase HMA5-like isoform X2, with product MIRDTMEDVGFQANKLIEEEMHHEKSSQVCRIQVNGMTCTSCSTTLESALQVIPGVQKARVALATQEAEICYDPKIVECNQLLEAIGNTGFEGILISTGGDSSRILLKVDGVDTENCVKLIKNSLLALQGVQEIDFDIQLKKLSVSYTADVTGPRDFIRAIESTESGCFKACIFPQGREREEHRQHEIRQYYKAFIWSLVFTVPVFFTSMVFMYIPGLKDVLETKVANMLTVGQVVRWVLSTPVQFIIGRKFYVGAYISLTHGYANMDVLIALGTNAAYFYSVYSVLRAATSPTFKASDFFETSSMLISFILLGKYLEVLARGKTSEAIAKLMDLAPKTATLLTLDDKGNVVNEEEVDSRLIQKNDVIKTIPGSKVACDGLVIRGQSHINESMITGESRPVTRKTGDMVIGGTLNENGVLHIKATRVGSETALSQIVRLVESAQMAKAPVQRFADHISKYFVPIVIALSFCTWISWFLAGTFNSYPRTWIPSSMDSFELALQFGISVMVVACPCALGLATPTAVMVGTGVGASLGVLIKGGQALESAQEVNCIVFDKTGTLTIGKPMVVNTRIFKTMVSEEFYQLIAAAEVNSDHPLAKAIVEYAKKLRGSEENLAWSEASDFKSIAGHGVKAIICNKEVILGNKSLMMEQGIVVPVEAEEALAETEGQAQTGILVSIDKELIGVLSVSDPLKPEAPEVISILKSMNIESMIVTGDNWGTANAIAKQVGIERKHVVAEAKPEQKAEKVKELQYTGFRQSCGNGRRWS
- the LOC101261734 gene encoding probable copper-transporting ATPase HMA5 isoform X1, which codes for MIRDTMEDVGFQANKLIEEEMHHEKSSQVCRIQVNGMTCTSCSTTLESALQVIPGVQKARVALATQEAEICYDPKIVECNQLLEAIGNTGFEGILISTGGDSSRILLKVDGVDTENCVKLIKNSLLALQGVQEIDFDIQLKKLSVSYTADVTGPRDFIRAIESTESGCFKACIFPQGREREEHRQHEIRQYYKAFIWSLVFTVPVFFTSMVFMYIPGLKDVLETKVANMLTVGQVVRWVLSTPVQFIIGRKFYVGAYISLTHGYANMDVLIALGTNAAYFYSVYSVLRAATSPTFKASDFFETSSMLISFILLGKYLEVLARGKTSEAIAKLMDLAPKTATLLTLDDKGNVVNEEEVDSRLIQKNDVIKTIPGSKVACDGLVIRGQSHINESMITGESRPVTRKTGDMVIGGTLNENGVLHIKATRVGSETALSQIVRLVESAQMAKAPVQRFADHISKYFVPIVIALSFCTWISWFLAGTFNSYPRTWIPSSMDSFELALQFGISVMVVACPCALGLATPTAVMVGTGVGASLGVLIKGGQALESAQEVNCIVFDKTGTLTIGKPMVVNTRIFKTMVSEEFYQLIAAAEVNSDHPLAKAIVEYAKKLRGSEENLAWSEASDFKSIAGHGVKAIICNKEVILGNKSLMMEQGIVVPVEAEEALAETEGQAQTGILVSIDKELIGVLSVSDPLKPEAPEVISILKSMNIESMIVTGDNWGTANAIAKQVGIERKHVVAEAKPEQKAEKVKELQDLGKVVAMVGDGVNDSPALVAADVGIAIGAGTDIAIEAADIVLMKSSLKDVITAIDLSKKTFRRIHLNYFWALGYNLLSIPIAAGVLFPSTHFRLPPWIAGAAMAASSVSVVCSSLLLKNYKKPKKLNTLDLQGITVE